In a genomic window of Gloeocapsopsis dulcis:
- a CDS encoding FMN-dependent NADH-azoreductase has translation MAHILHIDSSPRGDRSISRQLTKEFITAWKATFPNDSVAYRDLGHYPVPFIDEAWIAASFTSPEQITPNLESTLVETSDTLIDELLAADVWLFGIPMYNYSVPANCKAYIDQIVRVRRTFIVHDQGEYQGLVDNKKVFVITARGGTFSPSTPNARFDFQEPFLQTVFNLIGVNDITFIHTENLAGGIEARQQSLENARAEIQHLIAACGGLKP, from the coding sequence GTGGCACACATTCTTCATATTGATTCAAGTCCGAGAGGCGATCGCTCCATTTCTCGTCAGTTAACCAAAGAATTCATCACGGCTTGGAAAGCAACGTTTCCAAACGATTCAGTCGCCTATCGAGATTTGGGGCATTACCCTGTTCCATTCATTGATGAAGCCTGGATTGCAGCTTCATTTACGTCACCTGAACAAATCACACCTAATCTGGAATCTACGCTCGTCGAAACGTCTGACACGTTGATTGACGAACTACTCGCTGCGGATGTTTGGCTGTTTGGCATTCCCATGTATAACTACAGCGTTCCGGCTAACTGCAAAGCATACATTGATCAAATCGTGCGTGTTAGACGCACCTTTATTGTGCATGATCAGGGTGAATATCAAGGATTGGTTGACAACAAGAAGGTATTTGTCATTACAGCAAGAGGCGGAACATTTTCACCCAGCACACCTAATGCCAGATTTGACTTTCAAGAACCATTTTTGCAAACAGTCTTTAATTTAATTGGTGTCAATGATATCACGTTTATCCATACTGAAAATTTGGCAGGGGGAATAGAGGCACGCCAGCAGTCTCTTGAAAACGCTCGTGCAGAAATTCAACACCTAATCGCAGCTTGCGGAGGTTTAAAGCCATGA
- a CDS encoding UDP-glucuronic acid decarboxylase family protein, whose translation MRILVTGGAGFVGSHLIDRLMVEGHEVICLDNFYTGHKRNILKWLDHPYFELIRHDITEPIRLEVDQIYHLACPASPVHYQYNPVKTVKTSVMGTLNMLGLAKRVKARFLLASTSEIYGDPEVHPQTEDYRGSVNPIGIRSCYDEGKRIAETLSFDYHRQNDVDIRVARIFNTYGPRMLENDGRVVSNFVVQALRGNPLTVYGDGSQTRSFCYVSDLVEGLIRLMNNEHIGPVNLGNPDEYTILELATAVQQLVNPDAEIKFEPLPSDDPRRRRPDITRAKTWLSWEPTVPLQEGLTLTIEDFQARIQSQHPLEASKIAK comes from the coding sequence ATGAGAATTTTGGTTACAGGTGGTGCTGGTTTTGTTGGTTCCCATCTTATTGATCGATTGATGGTAGAAGGACACGAGGTTATTTGTCTAGATAACTTCTACACTGGTCACAAGCGGAACATCCTCAAATGGCTGGATCATCCTTATTTTGAACTAATTCGTCATGACATCACCGAACCCATTCGGTTAGAAGTAGACCAGATCTATCATCTGGCTTGTCCTGCATCTCCAGTTCACTATCAGTACAACCCAGTTAAAACTGTTAAAACCAGTGTGATGGGTACGCTGAATATGTTGGGATTGGCTAAGCGAGTCAAAGCACGCTTCTTGTTAGCGTCAACATCGGAAATCTACGGCGATCCGGAAGTTCATCCCCAAACAGAGGATTACCGTGGCAGCGTCAATCCAATTGGAATTCGGTCTTGCTACGACGAGGGTAAGCGGATCGCTGAGACACTCTCATTTGACTATCATCGCCAAAATGATGTCGATATTCGTGTTGCTCGGATCTTTAATACCTACGGTCCACGAATGCTAGAAAACGATGGTCGAGTTGTCAGCAATTTTGTCGTGCAAGCCCTCCGTGGAAATCCGTTGACTGTCTACGGTGATGGTTCTCAAACTCGTAGTTTCTGCTACGTTTCCGATCTGGTAGAAGGACTAATACGGTTAATGAATAACGAACATATTGGTCCTGTCAACTTGGGAAATCCAGATGAATATACAATTCTAGAGCTAGCAACTGCCGTGCAGCAGCTTGTCAATCCAGATGCAGAAATTAAGTTTGAGCCTTTGCCGTCAGATGACCCTCGCCGTCGCCGTCCTGATATTACCCGAGCTAAAACTTGGTTGAGCTGGGAACCTACAGTGCCTTTACAAGAAGGTCTAACCCTCACAATAGAAGATTTTCAGGCTCGCATTCAAAGTCAGCACCCATTAGAAGCTAGCAAGATAGCAAAGTAG
- a CDS encoding MFS transporter — MKRSVLIVATAIFLVTHATNLQVPLYGTYAEIAGFGSSISAIAFSAYVAGLLPTLIFLGGLSDRAGRKKVILASLLFLALATGLIVIHPTIHTLFVTRILQGIGVGLITGTGTAYLSNLMPKKADRVAAYVSLATALGFSSGALFTNISLCLTTHWFHSVIQLF, encoded by the coding sequence ATGAAACGCTCTGTGCTGATTGTTGCAACTGCGATTTTCCTCGTCACCCATGCCACTAATTTACAAGTTCCGTTGTATGGAACCTACGCAGAAATCGCAGGTTTTGGGAGTAGCATCTCAGCGATCGCCTTTTCAGCCTATGTAGCGGGCTTACTACCAACATTAATCTTCCTAGGTGGACTATCTGATCGAGCAGGACGTAAGAAAGTCATCCTTGCTAGTTTACTGTTCCTCGCTCTTGCTACAGGTTTGATAGTCATTCACCCAACCATTCATACTTTATTTGTTACCCGTATTTTACAAGGGATTGGAGTCGGTTTAATTACCGGCACTGGAACTGCGTATCTCTCCAATTTAATGCCCAAGAAAGCAGATCGAGTTGCTGCTTATGTCAGTCTGGCTACTGCTTTGGGCTTTTCTAGTGGGGCGTTGTTCACTAATATATCCTTGTGTTTAACCACTCATTGGTTCCATTCAGTTATCCAACTATTCTAA
- a CDS encoding helix-turn-helix transcriptional regulator: METNSQKKSANIRTRRAIVNLLKQQGATDAQELASHLGISAMAVRQHLYALQEEKLITYQEEAREMGRPAKLWQLTPAADRLFPDGYADLTLSLINSVKEAFGDAGLEQLLNVRTRHQIGAYQSSIPSQASLEQRLEVLAALRTEEGYMAEIQALDDDCFLLIENHCPICAAATACTGLCAKELEIFQSVLGEDAVVERTEHIISGERRCVYQVSRQG, from the coding sequence ATGGAGACAAATTCTCAGAAAAAATCAGCCAATATCCGTACTCGGCGGGCAATCGTCAACCTACTTAAACAGCAAGGGGCAACAGATGCACAGGAGCTTGCCTCTCACTTAGGTATTTCCGCGATGGCTGTTCGTCAGCATCTCTATGCTTTGCAAGAGGAAAAACTTATTACATACCAAGAAGAAGCTCGCGAGATGGGGCGACCCGCAAAGCTATGGCAGCTAACTCCTGCTGCTGATCGCTTGTTTCCCGATGGCTATGCAGATTTAACCTTGAGCCTGATTAATTCTGTTAAGGAGGCATTCGGTGATGCTGGACTGGAGCAACTTCTGAATGTGAGAACGCGCCACCAGATTGGTGCTTACCAGTCTTCCATTCCAAGTCAAGCGTCCTTAGAACAAAGGCTGGAGGTTTTGGCTGCCCTAAGGACAGAAGAAGGGTATATGGCTGAAATTCAAGCGCTAGATGATGATTGTTTCCTGCTCATCGAAAATCACTGTCCAATTTGTGCAGCAGCTACCGCATGTACAGGGCTGTGTGCTAAAGAACTAGAAATATTCCAAAGTGTTTTAGGAGAGGATGCTGTTGTAGAGCGAACAGAGCATATCATCTCAGGTGAGAGACGATGTGTGTATCAAGTTTCACGTCAAGGCTAG
- a CDS encoding cation:proton antiporter has product MSFLAQIFAVEPISEVLTKEPIVPFVVLLIVILVVPILFERLQLPGLIGLLVAGVVLGPNVLNIFQTELPTIRLLSNIGLVYLMFVAGLEVDMEQFRRTRNKSLGFGTFTFLVPLIVGTLVGRVFGFGWNASILIGSLFASHTLLAYPIISRLGVINNEAVTVTIGATIFTDIGALLVLAVCVAIHAGEFTALSFITLLGSLFLYSAAVLIGFDWVGKEFFRRSGDEEGKQFLFVLLAVFLAAVGAQLIGVEKIIGAFLAGLAVNDVVGEGPVKEKVVFVGSVLFIPIFFIDLGLLINIPAFVASISNIWLTLAIVVGLVSSKFIAAFLAKLIYRYNWLEALTMWSLSIPQVGATLAATLVGYRAGLLNEGMLNSVIVLMLVTATLGPLLTSRVAVGLMTSTVSVTSDAKPLYLDTTDTEKPLTVVVPVYNPDTEQYLIEMAALIARQAQGRLVPLAIASGPAHMDAPQLESAMAKADALLDKATTMSHDLGVTAESVLRIDDAIAPGITRASREQNANLIVMGWGKRTGFRARLFGNVIDSVLWTSHCPVAVTRLLESPTKVQRILVPVQNFTPEALRPLRFALLLATAIGAQVTLLNVCDRRIKPSSIAWNKSNIELLVSKLALPQAPVVEVVPHESIAQAIMTAAKAYDLVVLRSIQRRTSAGGLAVSDLTSQLVAQLSGSIVLLGEPQKSNAAVIRGQFLQRSNLTKLEKY; this is encoded by the coding sequence ATGTCATTCCTTGCTCAAATCTTTGCCGTAGAACCAATTTCAGAAGTTCTCACGAAGGAACCAATCGTTCCTTTTGTGGTTTTACTGATAGTCATTCTTGTCGTACCAATTTTGTTTGAACGACTGCAGCTACCAGGATTAATTGGTTTGCTGGTAGCTGGGGTTGTACTTGGTCCGAATGTTTTGAATATATTTCAAACTGAATTGCCAACGATTAGGCTATTATCTAACATTGGCTTAGTTTATCTGATGTTTGTCGCTGGACTGGAAGTAGACATGGAACAGTTCCGGCGAACACGTAATAAATCATTAGGGTTTGGGACTTTTACATTCTTAGTACCGCTGATTGTCGGAACCCTCGTTGGACGGGTTTTTGGCTTTGGCTGGAACGCATCTATTTTAATTGGTTCGCTATTTGCTTCACATACTCTGCTGGCATATCCCATCATCAGTCGCTTGGGAGTCATCAATAACGAAGCTGTGACTGTCACTATCGGTGCAACGATATTTACTGATATCGGTGCACTTCTCGTATTAGCAGTTTGCGTAGCGATTCATGCTGGAGAATTTACTGCTCTTAGTTTTATTACTTTATTAGGGTCATTATTTCTTTATTCTGCTGCAGTTTTAATTGGCTTTGATTGGGTAGGAAAAGAGTTTTTCCGTCGTTCTGGTGATGAAGAGGGCAAGCAATTTCTATTTGTTCTGCTGGCAGTATTTTTAGCTGCAGTGGGCGCACAGCTAATTGGGGTAGAAAAAATCATTGGTGCATTTCTGGCAGGATTAGCAGTTAATGACGTTGTTGGGGAAGGACCTGTCAAAGAGAAAGTAGTGTTTGTCGGAAGTGTACTTTTTATTCCTATATTTTTTATTGACCTAGGTTTGTTAATTAATATTCCTGCTTTTGTTGCCAGCATTAGTAATATTTGGCTCACGCTGGCAATTGTAGTTGGTTTAGTTAGCAGCAAATTTATTGCCGCTTTTCTGGCAAAGCTAATTTATCGCTACAACTGGTTAGAAGCACTAACAATGTGGTCTTTATCGATACCACAGGTGGGAGCAACATTGGCAGCAACACTAGTAGGTTACCGCGCCGGATTGCTTAATGAAGGTATGCTCAATAGCGTTATTGTCTTAATGCTTGTGACAGCGACTTTGGGACCATTGCTGACAAGTCGAGTCGCAGTAGGTTTGATGACGTCTACTGTGAGCGTGACTTCAGACGCAAAGCCCTTATATCTGGACACTACAGATACCGAAAAACCTTTGACTGTAGTCGTTCCGGTTTACAATCCCGATACAGAGCAATATCTGATTGAAATGGCAGCATTAATCGCACGTCAAGCCCAAGGACGTCTTGTGCCACTCGCGATCGCCAGCGGACCAGCACATATGGATGCACCACAGTTGGAGAGTGCCATGGCAAAAGCTGATGCATTGTTAGATAAAGCTACTACCATGAGCCACGACTTAGGTGTAACCGCCGAATCAGTATTGCGGATTGACGATGCGATCGCGCCAGGGATCACCCGTGCTAGCCGCGAACAAAATGCCAATTTGATTGTCATGGGCTGGGGGAAACGAACTGGCTTTCGTGCTCGCTTGTTCGGTAATGTAATTGATAGCGTGTTGTGGACGTCCCATTGTCCAGTCGCCGTCACGCGCCTTCTTGAATCTCCGACAAAAGTACAACGCATTCTCGTGCCAGTACAAAACTTCACGCCAGAAGCCTTGCGACCGTTGCGTTTTGCTTTACTGCTGGCTACAGCGATTGGGGCACAGGTAACGTTATTAAACGTTTGCGATCGCCGAATTAAACCAAGTAGCATTGCCTGGAACAAATCAAATATTGAACTTCTGGTATCCAAACTGGCTTTACCTCAAGCTCCAGTTGTTGAAGTTGTTCCCCACGAAAGTATCGCACAAGCAATTATGACTGCAGCTAAAGCATACGATTTAGTCGTGCTGCGCTCAATTCAGCGTCGTACAAGTGCTGGCGGATTAGCGGTGAGTGATTTGACGTCTCAGTTAGTCGCGCAACTTTCAGGGTCGATTGTCTTATTGGGAGAACCACAAAAAAGTAATGCTGCTGTGATTAGAGGGCAATTTCTGCAACGCTCAAACCTCACAAAGTTAGAGAAATATTAG
- a CDS encoding DUF2993 domain-containing protein: MLFGGLSGLNNPPGTDWGERMLNTVASQTIRHLFTRSESVEVSVRCYPSSKLLQGSIDSFKMSGRGLIIRKDFYVEEMSFETDAVAIDFSSVLGGKLTLKQPTQAVAQVTLTEAGINNAFNAELVRKRLQNISLPGLAEISGGESISFSDVQVQLLPENEVKILAKADINNGELVPISLKATLAVERRRRVTFQNPKFEAEDIPESQQDLSRTLTNALAEILNNMVDLDRFDLDGVMMRINRLETQGQKLIFSGYAQIDRIPGNA, from the coding sequence ATGTTGTTCGGCGGACTTAGTGGTTTAAACAATCCTCCTGGCACTGACTGGGGAGAGCGAATGCTCAATACTGTTGCCAGCCAAACGATTCGCCATTTGTTCACGCGAAGCGAGTCGGTAGAAGTCTCTGTCCGCTGCTATCCCTCTAGTAAACTATTACAAGGCAGTATCGACAGCTTCAAAATGAGCGGTCGAGGCTTGATTATTCGTAAAGACTTTTATGTCGAAGAAATGTCCTTTGAAACCGATGCGGTTGCGATTGACTTTAGCTCGGTTCTAGGTGGCAAACTAACGCTTAAACAACCTACGCAAGCTGTTGCTCAAGTTACGCTGACCGAAGCCGGTATTAACAATGCTTTCAACGCAGAATTAGTCAGAAAACGCCTCCAAAATATTTCTTTACCAGGCTTAGCCGAGATTTCCGGTGGTGAGTCAATTTCTTTTAGCGATGTTCAAGTCCAACTATTACCGGAAAACGAAGTAAAAATATTAGCAAAAGCAGACATCAATAACGGCGAACTGGTACCCATTAGCCTAAAAGCAACTTTAGCAGTAGAACGACGGCGACGTGTAACTTTTCAAAACCCTAAATTTGAAGCCGAAGATATTCCTGAATCGCAACAGGATCTTTCTCGCACTTTAACCAACGCCTTAGCGGAAATCTTGAATAATATGGTTGATTTGGATCGCTTTGACTTAGATGGTGTAATGATGCGGATCAACCGTTTAGAAACCCAAGGTCAAAAACTCATCTTCAGCGGTTACGCCCAAATTGATCGCATTCCTGGTAATGCCTAG
- a CDS encoding UDP-glucose dehydrogenase family protein, translating into MRVCVIGTGYVGLVTGACLAHIGHHVICVDNNEEKVKLMKAGQSPIFEPGLSEIMQAAIASGKIEFTTDLGAGVNHGEILFIAVGTPPLPTGESDTRYVEAVARGIGTHLNGGYKVIVNKSTVPIGSGDWVRMLVLDGIAERQSEKVPVGAGNIKEEFPLTQLAEFDIVSNPEFLREGSAVYDTFNPDRIVIGSNNPKAIAMMKELYTPIVERQFAEEKALPPVPIVVTDLSSAEMIKYAANAFLATKISFINEVANICDRVGADVTQVAKGIGLDSRIGNKFLQAGIGWGGSCFPKDVSALVHTADDYGYEAHLLKAAVSVNQRQRLIGVEKLQQVLKILKGKTVGLLGLTFKPDTDDMRDAPALNLIEHLNRLGTKVKAYDPIVSQSGMRHGLSGVMVETDPERLADGCDALVLVTDWKQFQHLDYEKMASLMNNPVMIDGRNFLDREKLQQAGFYYVGVGR; encoded by the coding sequence ATGCGTGTTTGCGTAATTGGTACTGGATACGTCGGTTTGGTGACTGGTGCTTGTTTAGCACATATTGGGCATCACGTCATCTGTGTCGATAATAATGAAGAAAAAGTTAAGTTGATGAAAGCCGGACAGTCACCGATTTTTGAACCAGGACTGTCAGAGATTATGCAGGCGGCGATCGCCTCAGGCAAAATTGAGTTTACAACGGATTTAGGCGCAGGAGTCAATCACGGAGAAATTCTATTTATCGCAGTGGGAACACCTCCCTTACCAACAGGGGAAAGCGACACCCGCTATGTAGAGGCTGTAGCGCGCGGAATTGGCACGCATCTCAACGGTGGCTACAAAGTAATTGTTAACAAATCTACAGTACCAATTGGTTCGGGCGACTGGGTACGAATGCTCGTACTCGATGGCATTGCCGAACGTCAAAGCGAAAAAGTGCCTGTTGGGGCTGGTAACATTAAAGAAGAATTCCCTCTAACACAACTTGCTGAGTTTGATATTGTCAGTAACCCAGAGTTTCTGCGGGAAGGATCGGCAGTTTACGACACCTTTAACCCCGATCGCATTGTTATCGGTAGTAATAATCCCAAAGCGATCGCGATGATGAAGGAACTGTACACTCCAATTGTGGAACGTCAGTTTGCTGAAGAGAAAGCTTTACCACCAGTTCCGATCGTCGTGACAGATCTGAGTTCAGCCGAGATGATCAAGTACGCAGCTAATGCGTTCTTAGCGACTAAGATTAGTTTTATCAACGAAGTTGCCAATATTTGCGATCGCGTTGGTGCGGATGTTACTCAAGTTGCTAAAGGCATTGGGCTTGACTCGCGGATTGGCAACAAATTCTTACAAGCTGGTATTGGCTGGGGTGGTTCCTGCTTCCCTAAAGACGTCTCGGCATTAGTTCATACTGCCGATGACTACGGCTATGAAGCGCACCTTCTCAAGGCTGCTGTGAGTGTGAATCAGCGACAACGCCTGATTGGAGTTGAAAAACTACAACAGGTTCTCAAAATCCTCAAAGGTAAAACGGTTGGACTACTCGGTTTAACCTTCAAACCTGATACCGATGATATGCGCGATGCTCCTGCACTCAACTTAATCGAGCATCTCAATCGTCTAGGGACAAAAGTAAAAGCCTACGATCCGATTGTTTCTCAAAGCGGGATGCGCCACGGTCTTTCTGGCGTGATGGTTGAAACCGATCCTGAGCGCCTTGCCGATGGTTGTGATGCTTTAGTTCTAGTTACCGACTGGAAACAGTTCCAACACCTAGATTACGAGAAAATGGCAAGCTTGATGAACAATCCTGTCATGATCGATGGTCGTAACTTCCTCGACCGTGAGAAATTACAGCAAGCTGGATTCTACTACGTCGGTGTAGGACGGTAG